Proteins from one Cydia fagiglandana chromosome 13, ilCydFagi1.1, whole genome shotgun sequence genomic window:
- the LOC134669845 gene encoding uncharacterized protein LOC134669845: MTPVDRRPQVAICLACACALLMITALSITIGIFIGYTYCYIEHKSGIINANVTRTNVKIIPMRSFEYHDNKTRTINDAILNNYFISKLLTVSGLRAPAISWSEQTEKRLIETTA, encoded by the exons ATGACACCCGTTGACAGGAGGCCGCAGGTGGCCATATGCCTGGCGTGCGCCTGCGCGCTGCTCATGATCACCGCGCTGTCGATCACCATCGGCATCTTCATCGGGTACACATACTGCTACATCGAACACAAGTCTGGCATTATAAACG CAAATGTCACACGCACCAACGTAAAAATTATCCCGATGCGCTCGTTCGAGTATCACGACAACAAAACTAGGACGATCAACGACGCCATCCTGAACAACTACTTCATCTCCAAACTCCTGACGGTCAGTGGTCTACGAGCACCAGCTATATCCTGGTCGGAACAGACAGAAAAAAGGCTCATTGAGACGACTGCCTGA